The sequence CGGTCCTTCGGATGCGGAGATTCGGTGCGAGACTCGATGGACAGGGCCCGCACTGCGTTCACCGCCCTCTGAGACGTGTTCACGGAAAGACTCGGAAGAGTTTCTCGCATGATGGGAGAAAGACTATGTCCGGAATCGGCCTCGCAGGTATGCCCATGCCTGAGTGGAAGATCCGAACGGCCAAAGGGAAGGAGTACATCTTCGACAGCCTGGAGGAAGCCGTCGACGCACTCCCCGGCTATGGTGAAGGGGCCACGATCTGGCGGCGGGACGTGTACCGGACCGCGCCGTTCGTGACCAAGACCCAGAACCCCTGGCGGCAGGTCGAGGTGCCGGGGCGGGCGGACACCCGAGAGACGCGCGAAGGGGAGGGCTAGCCCAGCCCGCCCCCCTCATGACGGCCCGCCAATCCCCGGCGGGCCGTTCGCGGCCGACCGGCCGTGGACGCCCGCCACGCGCCCCGTCCTCGACCTCTCCGGACCTCAGTCCTCGACCACGAGGGCCGGGGTCTCCTTCGTCAGTACCTGGCCCCGGAAGAACGCCGGGCTGCGGCGCTCCATCGCGACCATCAGGACCACGCCCAGGAGCAGCAGCCCGACCCCGATGACGAAGACCGAGCCGACGCCGAGGACCGAGGAGCCGGAGCCGTACGCCGGGTCCCACATGTCGTAGAGGGTCTTGGCGAAGACGGCGGCGAGCAGGATGCCGCCGAGGACCGGGAAGATCCCCTTGAAGACCAGGTCCCGGGTGGAGCGGGTCAGTTCGGCGCGGAAGTACCAGGCGCAGGCGAAGGCGGTCAGCGCGTAGTAGAAGCAGATCATGAGGCCGAGCGCGTAGATGGTGTCGATCAGCACGTGCTCGCTGACCAGGGTCATCACGGTGTAGAAGACGCCGGTCCCGATGCCCGCCACGACCGTCGCGCGGCCGGGCGTCTTGAAGCGGGGGTGGACCTTCGCGTACGAGGCCGGCATCGCCTCGTACGTCGACATCGCGAGGACCGTACGGGCCACCGGGATGAACGTGGTCTGGAGGCTGGCGGCGGCCGAGGCGAGGACGGCGACGAAGAGCAGCACACCGAGCCCGGAGCCCATGACCGGCCCTGCCAGGGCGGCGAAGACGTTCTCGCCGGTGTCCGGGTTGGCGAGGCCGAGCCCGGTGGTGCCGGAGCCGACGGCCATCTGGGCCGCGACGGCGGTGGCCAGGTAGGCGCCGACCAGGACGACCATGGCGATGAGGGCGGCGCGGCCGGGGGTCTTGTCGCTGCCGGTGGTCTCCTCGTTGGCGGTCAGACAGGTGTCCCAGCCCCAGAACATGAAGATGGAGAGGGAGAGCCCGGCGGTGAAGGCCGCGAAGGACTGGACGGCGAACGGGTTCAGCCAGGACCAGGAGAAGTCGAGTGAGGTGGCGAAGTCCGCGCCGCCGCTGCCCGCCTTGTTCAGGGCCATCGCCACGAACAGTGCCAGCACGGCGAGTTGCAGGCCGACCAGGGCGTACTGGATGCCCTTGGTGGCGGTCATCCCCCGGTAGCTGATCGCGGTGGCGGCGGCGATCAGGGCGAGGCAGGTGGCGATGTGGACGACCTTGTTGTCGTCCAGGGCGGCGACCGCCGGGCTGGAGGTGACCTCGCCCGCCAGCAGCCAGAAGAACGAGGTGGCGACGCCCGCCAGGTTGGACAGGACGATGATCGTCGCGATGACCAGGCCCCAGCCGCACATCCAGCCGACGCGCGGGCCGAACGCCTTCACCGTCCAGGTGAAGGATGTGCCGCAGTCCGGCATCACCTTGTTGAGCTCGCGGTAGGCGAAGGCGACGAGCAGCATCGGCAGGAACCCGGCGAGGAACACGGCGGGCATCTGCACGCCGACCTCACCGGCGGTGGAGCCGAGGGTCGAGGTCAGGCAGTAGACGGGGGCGACGGTGGAGACACCGATGACGGCGCTGCCCATCAGGCCGACGGAGTTCCCGCCGAGGCCCTTGCCGCGTACGCCGCCGTCACCACCGTCGGCCGGGGCGCTCACCCGTACCGTGTCTCCGGCCCGTGGCCGCGCGTCCAGCTGAGTCATGAGAGGGACGTTATGCGCTGCGATATCCACATCCGGAGGGTGAGACTCCGATGTCTCACCCTTGGTTACACGGGCCCTTTCTCGATGAACACTCCATCAATTCAAGGTCACATACGCGTGAAGCCTTGCAATGCATGACGCTCACTTGACGGTGGCCACGTACGGTAATCGCAGCACTGTCCGTTTTGTGTAGGTTCCAAATTTTCCCGCGCCCGCTGCGGAGGGGTGCCGGGGGTGCCTCAGCCGGGCCAGACGATCGCCTGCGTCTCGCTGTAGGCGTGCAGCGCGTACGAGCCCACGTCCCGTCCCACGCCGCTCTTCTTGAACCCGCCGAACGGTGCCTCCATGTTCCGCCCGACCGTGTTGACGCCGACCCCGCCCGCCCGCAGTCGGCGGGCGATGCGGAAGGCGCGGGCCACATCGCCGGACCAGACGTAGTCGATGAGGCCGTAGTCGCTGTCGTTGGCGAGCGCGACGCCCTCCTCCTCGTCGTCGAAGGGGACGACCACGACGACCGGCCCGAAGATCTCCTCGCGGACGACCCGCATGTCGGGGGTGCAGTCGGCGAGGAGGGTGGGGGCGACGTAGAAGCCCCGGTCCAGGTGGGCGGGGCGGGCGCCACCGGTGACGACCCGCGCGCCCTCCTTCCGGCCCAGCTCCACATACGCCTCGACGCGGTCGCGGTGGGCGGCGGAGATGACGGGGCCGACGACGGTGGACCGGTCGGCCGGGTCGCCCACGGTGAGCGCGTCGGCGTACGCGGCCAGCATGGCGATCAGCTCGTCCTGCCGCGACCGGTGGACCAGGACGCGGGTCGGAGCCGTACAGATCTGTCCGCTGTAGAAGGAGAAGGTGGTCCCGATGCCCGCGACGGCGGAGTTGAGGTCCGCGTCTTCGAGGACCAGCGCGGCGCCCTTGCCGCCCAGCTCCATCAGCTGCCGCTTCATCCCGCGCCCGCACACCTCCGCGATGCGCTGCCCGACGGCGGTGGAGCCGGTGAAGCTGACCATGTCGACGTCCGGGGAGTCGACGGCGGCCTCACCGGCCTCCGCGCCCGACCCGGTCACGACGTTGACGACGCCCGGCGGAACGCCCGCCTCCGCGAGGGCGGCGGCCATCCGGTAGACGGAGAGCGGGTCCTGCGGGGCGGGCTTCACGAGGACCGTGTTGCCCATCGCGAGGGCGGGCGCGACCTTGCCGGCCGGGTTGGCCCAGGGGTTGTTGTACGAGGTGATGCAGGTGACCACGCCGACCGGCTGGCGGACGGCCAGCGCCCCGAAGACCCCGGCCTTCCCCATCGGACCGGCCTCGTTGACCTGCGGCGCGATGGCCTCCTCGACGGGCTCCAGGGCGCCGCGCGCGTACCGGCGGAAGCGGGCGACACCCACCCCCACCTGCATGCCCCGGGCGGTGGAGGCGGTGGCTCCGCTCTCGGCCCGGGCGACGTCGGCGTGGGCGAGGAAGTCGCGCTGGACGAGGTCGGCGGCCCGGTCGAGGATCGCGGCGCGTTCTTCGGGCCGGGTGCGCGACCAGGGCCCGAAGGCCTTACGCGCGGCGGCGGCCGCCTCGTACACCTGGGCGCGGCTCGCCTCGGGGGCGAGGCCGACGACCTCCTCGGTGGCGGGGTCGACGACCTCGTAGTGGCCGTCGGCGGGTTCGACCCATGCACCGCCGATGAAGAGCTTCCCGGGGCCGTGGGCGCTCACGCCGTACTCACCGTCCGGGTGTCGCGGCCCGAGCGCAGCACCGTCCCGGGCACCGCCCCCGTCACCTTGTCGTCGCGCAGGGTCTCGACCCCGTTGACGCGTACGGAGACGATCCCGATGGCCTTGGAGTCCAGGCGCGGGCTGTCCCCGGGCAGGTCGTGGACGAGGGTGGCGGGCCCGGCGTCGATCCGCTCGGGGTCGAAGAGGACGAGGTCGGCGTGGAAGCCCTCCTCGATCCGGCCGCGTTCGCGCAGCCCGAAGAGGCGGGCGGGGTCGTCGGTGAGCATCTTGACGGCGCTGGTCAGCGGAACGAGCTTGCGCCCGCGCAGACAGTCGCCGAGGAAGCGGGTGGTGTACGGGGCTCCGCACATCCGGTCCAGGTGCGCGCCCGCGTCGGAGCCGCCGAGCATCACGTCCTCGTGCTCCCAGGTGCGGCGGCGCAGCGCCCAGGAGTCCGGGTCGTTGTCGGTGGGCATGGGCCACAGGACCGTACGCAGGTCGTCGGCGGCACAGATCTCGACCAGGCACGTGAAGGGGTCCTGGCCGCGTTCGGCCGCGATGTCGTTGACGACCCGGCCGCTGAGACCCTCGTTGGCGGCGCTGTACGTGTCCCCGATGACGTACCGGCCGAAGTCGGCGAGGCGCCGGAAGACCCCGGCCTCCTTGCTGTCGGCGCGGCGCAGCATCTCGGCGCGGGTGGCGGGGTCCCGGAGGCGTTCGATGCGCTCGGGGACGGGGAGCGCGAGGATCTCGCCCCAGCCCGGGATGAGGTTGAGGGCGCAGAAGGTGCCGAGGGACATGTTCATGGGCGTGAGGATCGGCATGGTGAGGGCGACGATCCGGCCGCCTGCTCGGCGCGCGCGTTCGCTGGGGACGAGCTGGCGCGGTACGCGTTCGGGGACGGCGGCGTCGATGGTGAGGACGTTCCAGTTGAGCGGGCGCCCGGCGGCGGCCGTCATGTCGACGAAGAGGTCGATCTCCTCGTCGGAGAACTGGTCCAGGCACCCGGCGACGATCGCCTCCAGCTGGGTCCCTTCGTGCTCGCCCACCGCGCGGGAGAGGGCGAGCAGCTCCTCTGGGAGGGCGTGCCGGGAGGCGACGGGTTCGCCGTCGCCGTCGGCGTGGGTGGAGGACTGGGTGGTGGAGAGGCCCCAGGCGCCCGCGTCCATGGCGTCGTGGAAGAGGGCGAGCATGGCGTCCATCTGGGCGGGGGTCGGCTGCCCGCCGACGGCATCGGGGCCCATCACGTGCCGCCGCAGGGCGCAGTGGCCGACCATGAACCCGGCGTTGACGGCGATCCGTCCTTCGAGGGCGTCGAGGTACTCGCGGAAGGTGGACCAGGACCAGTCGACGCCCTCCTCCAGGGCTTTCAGCGCCATGCCCTCCACCCGCGACATCATCCGGCGGGTGTAGTCGGCGTCCTCGGGCCGGTCGGGGTGGAGGGGCGCGAGGGTGAACCCGCAGTTGCCGCCCGCGACGGTGGTGACGCCGTGGTTCATGGAGGGGGTGGCATAGGGGTCCCAGAAGAGCTGGGCGTCGTAGTGCGTGTGCGGGTCGACGAAACCGGGGGCGAGGACGAGCCCGTCGGCGTCCTCGCTGGTCACGGCCTCCTCGGTGATGGCCCCCGGCTCGGCGATGACGGCGATGCGGCCGCCGCGGAGCCCGACGTCGGCGGTGTAGGCGGGACCGCCGGTGCCGTCCACGACGGTCGCGCGGCGTATGAGGTGGTCGAGCATGACGGTGTCCCTTCTCTGGTCCTTCTGCGGCTCGGGGCTGCGGCCCGGTTGCTGCGGGTCGGTTGCTGCGGGTCGGTGGCTCGGGCTCGGGTGCTGCGCCCGGGTGCTGCGGCTCGGGGGCTCGGGCCCGGGTGCTGCGGCTCGGGTGCCCCGGTTCGGTGGCTCGGGCCCGGCTGCCCCGGCTCGGTGGCTCCGGCTTGGTGGGGACAGCCGGGGTACGTACGCTTTCGGCCGCGGTACGTACCCCGGCTCACCGGGCGACGGTCCGGGAAGACGCCGCCCTGCTCCGGTGGGGGCTCCGCCCCTACGCCCCCGCTCCTCAAGCGCCGGAGGGGCTTGATTTGCCCGGCCCCCGGCCACCTCCGGGCGGGAGGGCTTGATGTGCGGCCTCACGTCCGGCGTCGGGCGGCCACATCCAGCCCCGCCGGCGTTTGAGGCGCGGGGTCCGGGGCGGAGCCCCGAAACCAAGCCCCTCCGGCGCTTGAGGAGCGGGGCTCGGGGCAGAGCCCCGACGTGGGCCCGAGCCCCGACGTGGGCCCGAGGCAGGCGGAGAGCCTCAGCCCGCCGCCCGGAACCGCGAGGTCCGATGCACAGGATCCGTATCGATCTTCGGAATCACATGCTCCCCGATCAGCCGGATCGTCGTCATCGTGTCCTCCGGACCGATCCCGATCGGCAGCCCGAAGCTCAACTGGTCCGCCCCCGCCTGATCCCACCGCCGGCACTGCTTCAGCACCTCATCGGGATCCCCGCAGATCATCAGCTCCTCCGCGATGAGGAGTTCGACGATCTCCTCGGTGTACTCCGGCAGCAGCTGCGGCCACTCCGGAATCCCCTCCGGCCGCGGAAACGTGTCGTGGTAGCGGAACAGCAGCGACTGGAGGTAGTTGAGCCCGCCCCCCACCGCGATCTCCACCGCCTTCGCATGCGTCTCGGCACAGATGGCGGTCGAGGTGACCATCACGTTGTCGTTGACGAACGCCCCCACCGGCTCGGCGTCCTTCACCGCGTTCTTGTAGGACTCGACGACCCACTCCATGTCGGAGACCTTCTGCACGCTGAAGCCCAGCACCCCGAGCCCCTTCTTCCCCGCCATGGCGTACGAGGACGGCGACCCGGCCGCGTACCACATGGCCGGGTGCGCACCCCCGTACGGCTTCGGCAGGATCTTGCGCGGCGGGAGCGACCAGTGCTTGCCCTGGAAGCCGACGTACTCGTCCTGGAGCCACATCTTGGGGAACTCGGCGATCGTCTCCTCCCACAGCTCCTTGGTGTGGTTCATGTCGGTGATGCCCGGCATGAACCCGAGGATCTCGTGGCTGCCCGCCCCCCGCCCGGTGCCGAACTCGAAGCGCCCCTCGGAGAGGTGGTCCAGCATCGCGACCTTCTCCGCGACCTTCACCGGGTGGTTGACGGGCGCGAGCGGGTTGAAGATGCCCGAGCCGAGGTGGATGCGGTCGGTGGCGTGCGCGAGATAGCCGAGGTACACGTCGTTGGCGGAGAGGTGCGAGTACTCCTCCAGGAAGTGGTGCTCGGAGGCCCAGGCGTACTTGAAGCCGGACTTGTCCGCCTGGATGACGTACTCGGTCTCCTCGATCAGTGCCTTGTGCTCTGCCTCGGGGTCCACCTTGGCGCGCGCGGCGGGCACGTACCCCTGAACAAAGAGCCCGAATTCCACGGAGGTTCACCGTCCTCAAGTTTTTCTGCCCAGGTCTCCGACAGTTTCTGACGCACCGTCAGATTGTGATGCGACCGACTGTTCCACCGCCACCGCGACCCGTCAATAGCTGACGCTCCGTCAGACACACGCACGAGAACGGGCTCAGAACAGGCTGACCCCCGCCAGCCACCCCCCGTCGATGACGAACGGCTGCCCGGTGATGTACGAGGAGTCCTCGGCGGTCAGGAAGAGGGCCAGCGCGGCCACCTCCTCGGGTCGGCCGATCCGCCCCATCGGCACGAGCTTGCGGTAGTACGCGTCCAGCGCCGCGTCCGACCGGCTCAGATCGGCGTCCGGGTCCAGCAGCGCCGGGTTGCTCATCGCCGTGTCGACGGCCCCCGGGCAGATGGCGTTGACCCGGATGCCCTTGCCCGCCAGCTCCACGGCGGCGACCTTGGTCAGCCCGAGGACGGCGTGCTTGGTCGCGGCGTACGCGCCCACCAGCGCCATGCCCGTCAGACCGGTGTACGAGGAGGTGTTGACGATCGTCCCGCCGCCCGCCGCCTCGATCTCCGGCGCCACGGCCCTGATCCCGAGGAACGTGCCCGTCAGATTGACCTGCACCACCTGCTGGAACTCGGCCAGCGGGGTGTTGACCAGCTCGTTGAAGCGGAGGATGCCGGCGTTGTTGATGAGCCCGTCGATCTTCCCGAAGGCCTCCCGGGCCACGCTGACCGCCTCGGCCCACTCCTCCTCCCGTCCCACGTCCAGCCGCACGAACCGGGCGACCCCCTCCCCCAACTCCTTCGCCAGCGCCTCCCCTTGCTCCACCAGCACATCGGCGATGACCACCCGCGCGCCCTCCGCCGCGAAGAGCCGCGCCTCCTGCTCGCCCTGCCCGCGCGCCGCCCCGGTGACCAGGACGACCCGCCCGTCCAGCTTGCCCATGACGCTCTCCCTATGCCGCGAGTAGTGGGGCCACGTCCGCACCGAACGCCGCCATCTGGTCGGTCAGTTCATCCACGCCACGGCTCCGGAACCGCACCTGGATCTGGTGCACGCCCATCGCCGCGTACTCCCGCAGCGACTCCGCCAGCTCCTCCGGCTTCCCCGCGAGGGTGCGGCGCCCGACGGACCAGCCGGGCTCACCGACGTACAGCGGTTCCGTGATCGCACCGATGACGATGGGCTCCTGGACGCCCGCCTCCTCCCGCAGGGCGTGCACCCGGGCGATCTGCGCGGGCAGTTGGTCGCGGGCGTCGCCCTGCGGGAGCCAGCCGTCCCCGCGTACGGCGGCCCTGCGCACGGCGGCGGGCGACGAGCCGCCCACCCAGACCGGCACCTTCTCCCGTGCGGGGCGCGGCAGTTGACCGAGGCCGGAGAAGGAGAAGCGCTCTCCGGCGAACTCCGGGTACTCCTCCGGCCCGAGCGCCGCCCGCAGCGCGTCGATGCTCTCGTCCAGCACGCCCCCGCGCCCGTCGAAGTCCGCCCCGACCGCCTCGAATTCCTCCCGTACGTGCCCGGCCCCGACGCCGAGGATCAGCCGGCCGCCGCTGAGGTGGTCGAGGGTGGCGTACTGCTTGGCGGTGATCAGCGGGTGGCGCAGCCCGACGACGGCGACATGGCTCATCAGGAGCACGCGCTCGGTGACCCCGGCGAGGAACGCGAGCGTGGCGACGGGGTCGTACCAGACCGTGCTCATCCCCTCCGCGAGGCGGCGCGGGATGGCGATGTGGTCGCAGCTCGCGATGTAGGCGAAGCCACCACGGTCGGCGGCCCTGGCGATGCGGACGAGGTCGGCGGGGACCGCCGCCGCCTCCCAGGGTTCGGCGTAGATGGCGCTCTGCGACTGGACCGGGAGCTGCATCCCGTACGTCAGCGGCCCGTCGGCTGACGGCAGCGGCGGCAGCGGCGGTGGCGGTATCGGCACGGCGGCCTCCTTCCCCTTGCGCCCCGGGGCGTTCCCCGCCCCGGGTGACGGCCGCCATCGTCGTACCTGACGGTCCATCAGACAAGGGGTGAGAGTGTCGGCGCCCCCTGCGCGGGCCCCTGGAGAATGTGAATGCGAGGCTCCGGTTGAATGGGCGGGAAATGCGGGCGCACCAGCACCGCCGATTCCCGAATCCCTTTTCCATGGCGTTGATCACAGGAAAAGCACAGCGTCGGAGAGCAACTGTCCCTTTTGGCTCTCTCTGTCTGGCAGAAGCGGTACCGGGCCGCCCGTCGCGACGGGGAAATTCCCCCCGTACGCCCATAGGTCCGCCATACCATCACCACAGGCCACCCGCGTGATCCCTACCGCCGGGGCGGCCGCTCCCGTTCTTCGTCCCGGATCACAAAGGGCTCATGTGAAGATTCGCCGCATTCTCGCCACGGCCGTCGCCGTCGCCGTGACGACGCCTGCCGTCATGCTCTCGGTCACGCCCGCGTTCGCCGACACGAAGCCCGGCGCGCAGACGCCGGCCAAGCCGACCGTCAAGGAGCTCGAAAAGGCGGCGGCCGAGGCGCGGAAGGCGTACGACGAAGCCTTCGCGGCCGAGAAGACCGCCTACCAGGCCGTGGAGGACGCGGTCTCCGACACCGCGCCCCTCACCGTGGCGGCCAAGGCCGCCCGGAAGGCCGCGGACGACGCCGCCACCGCGAAGTACACCGCCGACCAGGCGGTCACGGACGCGCAGGCGGCGCTGGACGCCCTGACCGAGGAGGCCACCGAGGCGGAGAGGACCGCCGCGGAGAAGACCCTCGCCGATGCCAAGACGGCCGCCGAGGCCGCGGCGACGACCGCGACCACCGCCGAGGCCGACGCCAAGGCCGCCCTCAAGCTCTCGGACGACGCGAAGGTCGAGGCGTTCAGGGCCCTCAGCAAGGCACAGGACGCCACGAAGAAGGCGCTCGCCGCCTCCACGGCCGCCGACGCGGCCCTGGAGCGCGCCAAGAAGGAAGAGGAGGAGAACCCGGGCGGCGGGGAGTGCGCCGACGAGCCCGGCCTCACCACGGTCGTGAAGGGCTTCCCCTCCAAGGTCACCGCCGGGACCAAGACCGCCTTCTCGGTCCGGGTGGCCAACGGCAGCGACAAGGACATGGACAAGGTCCTCACGTACGCGAGCGTCCACGCGACCGACAAGAGCGGCTCCAAGGACATCGCCAAGTACCTGAAGCTGAAGTGGTCGACCGAGAAGTCCCCGAAGTGGAAGACCGTCGACGGCGACCTCTACATCGACGCCATCGGCGCGCTGAAGCCCGGCGAGCAGGCGGACATCAAGCTGCGCCTGGACGTCGACGCCAAGACGCCGGCCGGGCAGGGCCTCACCTTCATCGCGGGTGACTACTTCAACAAGGACGGCTCCTGCGGCCTGACGCCGGACGCGGCCGTCAACGAGTTCGACATCAAGGCGGCGGCCGGCAAGCCCGGCGCCGAGCCGACCCCCACGCCCAGCACCAGCACCCCGGCCGCGGGCTCCGGGGTCACCCCGCAGGGCTCGGGTTCGAGCGTCCCGGTGAACACCGCGGGCGGCACCCTCGCCGCGACCGGCTCCTCCGACGCCACCACGCAGCTCGCCCTGGCGAGCGGCGCGGCCCTGGCGCTCGGCGCCGGCGCGATGTTCGTGGTGCGCCGCCGCAAGGTGGGCTCCGACGCCTGAGGCGTACGAGTGTGACGGCAAGGGGCTCCACCGCGTGCTGCGGCGGGGCCCCTTCGGCGTACGCCCCTGCCCTGCGGCTAGGGACTGCCCGACGGCTAGCGCTCGGCGACGCCTCCGAGCACCACCAGCACCAGGAACAGCAGCAACACCACGATCGGACAGCCTCCGCAGCCCGAGCTGGTCAGGGCGTCGAGGCGGTCCTTGCGCCCCTCGTACCGCACCAGCAGGGCTATGAGTCCGCCGATGAGCAGCAACGGCATGATGACGTCGCCGGAGATTCCCCCGTTGAGCAACATGCCGCGCATGCCAGGGGCCGGTGCACCAGGACGACAGAACCGCTGTGCAGGGGCATGCTGGGTGGGGCGCCCCTCAGGACAGATCGGCGGCCACGGCCTTGCGTGGCCCACCAACAGGGCTGCCACCCATGGGGGTTGACGCGCCTGCCGACTCCCCCTAGCTTGCTCACCCATGTGAACGACGTCCACGATACTGATGACGATGCTGCCGAGGGCGAGAGCCGGTCGGACCCCGGCACTCCGCACCGAGGAGACCCCGCATGCCCGCCCCCCGCACCATCCTGCTGACCGGCGCCGCCGGTGGCCTGGGCACCCTGATGCGGGGCCTGCTGCCCGCGTACGGATACGAGCTACGGCTCCTCGACCTGGCCCCGGTCGAGGGCGAACCGACCGCCATCACAGCCGACTTGACAGACCGAAAGGCGCTGCGCGAGGCCGTACGCGGGGTGGATGCGGTGATCCACCTGGCGGGCATCTCCCTGGAATCGACCTTCGACAAGATCCTGCGCGCGAACATCGAGGGCACGTACAACCTCTACGAGGCGGCGCGCGAGGAGGGCGTCACCCGCATCGTGTTCGCATCCTCGAACCACGCGATCGGCTACACCCCGCGCCCGCACCCCGGCGACCCGCTGATCCCGATCGACACCCCGCGCCGCCCGGACACCTTCTACGGCCTGTCGAAGTCGTTCGGCGAGGACCTGGCGCAGCTCTACTGGGACAAGCACGGCCTGGAGACGGTGTCGGTCCGGATCGGCTCCTGCTTCCCGGAGCCCACCTCCGTACGGATGCTGTCGGTCTGGATGAGCCCGGCCGACGGGGCGCGCCTGTTCCACGCGGCGCTGACCGCCGATGCGGTAGGCCACACGGTGGTCTACGGCTCATCGGCCAACACCCGCCTGTGGTGGGACCTTTCGACGGCCCGGGCACTGGGCTACGACCCGCAGGACGACTCGGAGCCGTACGCGGCGAAGCTGGTGGCCGAACAGGGCGAACTGGACCCGGCGAACCCGGCACACGCGGGGGTGGGCGGCCACTTCATCACCGACCCGCCGACCTGGCCGCACTGAGCCGGAGCACAACACCATTCCCTGCACGGCCCGTTGACACCTCGGCCCCCCGGCGGGATGCTGCGAGAGCGCTCTTCCATCGATGTAAACCCCACCTGGCCGAGCGCACCGGACAGGGCCGCCCTCACCCCCACAGCCTCCGCCCCCTCACGCGCCCGGCCCGAGCACCACACACCCCCCGGAGGCGCACGAGGGAGCGAGTCAACCGATGAGACTGTTCCGCCGCTCTTCCGCGGGCGCCCTGGCACTGGCCGGCGCCCTCACCGCGACCTTGCTCCTGTCCACCCCCACCACGGCCCAAGGCACCCCAACCACAGCAGAGTTGACCCCGCAGGGCCGGACGAGCCTGCGTGCGGCCGACCCGAGCGTCCTGCGGGTGGGCAGCACATACGTAGGCGTCCAGTCGACCGGCGGAGGCATCGCCGTACGCCAGGCGTCATCGACGGACGGCCTGGCCACGGCCCCCGCCCGCCAGGTCTGGTCGGACACCCGCGGCCGGGGCGAGGTCTGGGCCCCGGAGATCGTGATGGACGGCGGCAGGTACTACATCTACTTCACGGCGGGCCGAGGCTCGGCGCACCGAATGTTCGTGATCAGTTCCGGAAGCCCCGACAGCGGCTACGGCGCCGAGACACAACTCGCCCTGCCGGACGACAAGTGGGCGATCGACGGCACCCTGTTCACGTTCAACGGCCAGCGCTGGTTCGTCTGGTCGGGCTGGGCGGGCGACACGAACGTGGAGCAGAACCTCTACATCGCCCGCATGAGCAGCCCGACGCAGCCCACGGGCGCGCGCCACATCATCTCCCAGCCACGCGAGAGCTGGGAGCGGGTGGTGGGCAACCCGTACATCAACGAGAGCCCGGAGGCCATCAAGGACCCCAACGGCCAGCTGCACATCGTGTACTCGGCCAACGGCAGCTGGAGCGAGCAGTACTGCCTGGCGGACCTGCGGCTGCGGGCGGGCGGCGACCCCACGAACGTATGGGACTGGTACAAGTCGAACGGCTGCCTCTTCGGCTCCAACCGGTCGACGATGATGGCGGGTTGGGACCCGACGCTGTACGTGAACGGTCCCGGCCACCACACGTTCGTGCTGCTGCACGGCGACATCAACACCAGCCCACCGGCAGGCCCGAGGTTCCCGTCGATGTTCCACGCGGTCCCGAAGGGCACCCCGTACGAGTGGGCGAACCGCCACTGGTACACGGGCACGTTCGCGTGGTGGGGGAACACGACGTACTCGCGTGCCAACGTTCCGGGGCCTAACGCGGATACGGGGTGGAGCTTGAAGTTCTTCGAGTGAGGGGGCGGAGACCGCCCGGGCGCGCCAAGGCACTCCACCCGCTCCGGGCTCTCGTCACCGAGGCCTCAGGTTTCCCCTCACGGAGAGATGCATGAAGGCGTCAAGCCATGCCAGGGGTGACCGTTTGTTGATCCGAAAGGGCGATGCCGCGTAGGCGCCGCAAGGCCGTCCGTGCAGAGCGGCGGCGGCCACGACGGCAGTACCCGGTCCTGAGGGCCCGGGGTGTCTCCGCCCGGAGC is a genomic window of Streptomyces sp. SID8374 containing:
- a CDS encoding SDR family NAD(P)-dependent oxidoreductase, with the translated sequence MGKLDGRVVLVTGAARGQGEQEARLFAAEGARVVIADVLVEQGEALAKELGEGVARFVRLDVGREEEWAEAVSVAREAFGKIDGLINNAGILRFNELVNTPLAEFQQVVQVNLTGTFLGIRAVAPEIEAAGGGTIVNTSSYTGLTGMALVGAYAATKHAVLGLTKVAAVELAGKGIRVNAICPGAVDTAMSNPALLDPDADLSRSDAALDAYYRKLVPMGRIGRPEEVAALALFLTAEDSSYITGQPFVIDGGWLAGVSLF
- a CDS encoding TIGR03619 family F420-dependent LLM class oxidoreductase, with protein sequence MQLPVQSQSAIYAEPWEAAAVPADLVRIARAADRGGFAYIASCDHIAIPRRLAEGMSTVWYDPVATLAFLAGVTERVLLMSHVAVVGLRHPLITAKQYATLDHLSGGRLILGVGAGHVREEFEAVGADFDGRGGVLDESIDALRAALGPEEYPEFAGERFSFSGLGQLPRPAREKVPVWVGGSSPAAVRRAAVRGDGWLPQGDARDQLPAQIARVHALREEAGVQEPIVIGAITEPLYVGEPGWSVGRRTLAGKPEELAESLREYAAMGVHQIQVRFRSRGVDELTDQMAAFGADVAPLLAA
- a CDS encoding peptidase, giving the protein MKIRRILATAVAVAVTTPAVMLSVTPAFADTKPGAQTPAKPTVKELEKAAAEARKAYDEAFAAEKTAYQAVEDAVSDTAPLTVAAKAARKAADDAATAKYTADQAVTDAQAALDALTEEATEAERTAAEKTLADAKTAAEAAATTATTAEADAKAALKLSDDAKVEAFRALSKAQDATKKALAASTAADAALERAKKEEEENPGGGECADEPGLTTVVKGFPSKVTAGTKTAFSVRVANGSDKDMDKVLTYASVHATDKSGSKDIAKYLKLKWSTEKSPKWKTVDGDLYIDAIGALKPGEQADIKLRLDVDAKTPAGQGLTFIAGDYFNKDGSCGLTPDAAVNEFDIKAAAGKPGAEPTPTPSTSTPAAGSGVTPQGSGSSVPVNTAGGTLAATGSSDATTQLALASGAALALGAGAMFVVRRRKVGSDA
- a CDS encoding NAD(P)-dependent oxidoreductase, translating into MPAPRTILLTGAAGGLGTLMRGLLPAYGYELRLLDLAPVEGEPTAITADLTDRKALREAVRGVDAVIHLAGISLESTFDKILRANIEGTYNLYEAAREEGVTRIVFASSNHAIGYTPRPHPGDPLIPIDTPRRPDTFYGLSKSFGEDLAQLYWDKHGLETVSVRIGSCFPEPTSVRMLSVWMSPADGARLFHAALTADAVGHTVVYGSSANTRLWWDLSTARALGYDPQDDSEPYAAKLVAEQGELDPANPAHAGVGGHFITDPPTWPH
- a CDS encoding glycoside hydrolase family 43 protein, with translation MRLFRRSSAGALALAGALTATLLLSTPTTAQGTPTTAELTPQGRTSLRAADPSVLRVGSTYVGVQSTGGGIAVRQASSTDGLATAPARQVWSDTRGRGEVWAPEIVMDGGRYYIYFTAGRGSAHRMFVISSGSPDSGYGAETQLALPDDKWAIDGTLFTFNGQRWFVWSGWAGDTNVEQNLYIARMSSPTQPTGARHIISQPRESWERVVGNPYINESPEAIKDPNGQLHIVYSANGSWSEQYCLADLRLRAGGDPTNVWDWYKSNGCLFGSNRSTMMAGWDPTLYVNGPGHHTFVLLHGDINTSPPAGPRFPSMFHAVPKGTPYEWANRHWYTGTFAWWGNTTYSRANVPGPNADTGWSLKFFE